In Corynebacterium ulcerans, one genomic interval encodes:
- a CDS encoding DHA2 family efflux MFS transporter permease subunit — protein MTKTSNRWAVLTILMIGVSLIVLDSTIVSVSLPVIITSLDLSLTDAQWVSSLYSVVFAALLLFTGTLGDKFGRVLIFRIGLIVFALASLLAAVSGSAALLILARGLQGVGGAMILPSTLATINTVFRDQERARAFGIWGATMASMAAIGPLLGGWLTQSFSWHWIFLINIPIVIALLIAGHFVFGPDHKGAIVGFDVPGTLLSALALGLTVFGLIEGTSLGWWNSPVPFAIAFGLIATVLFIVLERARQRAGKPVLLDVRLFRIGSFSNGNITALTVALGEFSALFVLPLYLISVLHLGAIHAGWVLATLALGSILSGAAARHLAATFGPAVTVIIGLVLEVVGIAGAGLLIGPATSAPLIALVLAIYGAGVGLASAQLASVVLADVPVESSGMGSATQSTSRQLGSALGVAIAGTVLAIDVVRRVTEGLTNLGMTGPQAEQLAHATADSAGAAIPALAEKMRPDVGSVLSTAFADATSSVLYVSAGVLLLGLISAVRLAKR, from the coding sequence ATGACCAAGACATCCAACCGCTGGGCAGTGCTGACGATCCTGATGATCGGCGTATCGCTCATTGTTCTCGACTCAACAATCGTTTCTGTTTCACTTCCCGTGATCATCACGTCGCTCGATTTGAGCCTCACTGATGCGCAATGGGTCTCTTCTCTGTATTCCGTGGTCTTTGCCGCATTGCTGCTGTTCACGGGAACACTGGGGGATAAATTCGGTCGTGTCCTTATCTTCCGCATCGGCCTTATCGTCTTTGCGCTTGCCTCGCTGCTGGCCGCGGTATCCGGCTCTGCAGCTCTCTTGATCCTGGCCAGGGGGCTGCAAGGCGTTGGCGGTGCGATGATCCTGCCATCCACCTTGGCCACTATCAATACTGTTTTCCGTGACCAGGAACGAGCACGGGCGTTTGGAATTTGGGGCGCCACAATGGCATCGATGGCGGCCATTGGCCCGTTGCTCGGTGGCTGGCTCACGCAGTCGTTTTCGTGGCACTGGATCTTTTTGATCAACATTCCTATCGTCATTGCGCTGCTCATCGCCGGCCACTTTGTCTTCGGGCCGGACCATAAGGGAGCCATTGTTGGTTTTGATGTCCCCGGCACCCTGCTTTCTGCCCTGGCTCTCGGGTTGACGGTCTTCGGGCTCATTGAGGGGACGTCGTTAGGCTGGTGGAATTCCCCAGTGCCGTTTGCGATTGCCTTTGGACTTATCGCTACTGTGCTTTTTATCGTCCTGGAACGCGCGCGTCAGCGAGCCGGCAAGCCGGTGCTTCTCGACGTCCGCCTCTTCCGCATCGGATCCTTTAGCAACGGCAATATCACCGCGCTGACCGTGGCACTAGGTGAATTCTCCGCATTGTTCGTTCTGCCGCTGTACCTTATTTCGGTACTGCACCTAGGCGCTATTCACGCAGGTTGGGTGCTTGCTACTTTGGCGCTTGGCTCGATCCTGTCCGGTGCGGCTGCTCGCCATCTGGCAGCCACATTTGGACCTGCGGTCACCGTGATTATTGGGCTCGTGCTAGAGGTGGTCGGTATTGCGGGAGCGGGCCTGCTGATCGGTCCTGCGACGTCGGCGCCGCTTATTGCCCTGGTCCTGGCGATCTACGGCGCGGGCGTAGGGCTTGCCTCGGCGCAGCTGGCTTCTGTTGTGCTTGCCGACGTCCCCGTCGAATCCTCCGGCATGGGATCGGCCACGCAGTCGACCTCCCGCCAGCTCGGCTCCGCGCTCGGTGTGGCAATCGCGGGAACTGTCCTAGCAATCGACGTAGTGCGCCGGGTAACAGAAGGCCTCACGAACCTCGGAATGACAGGGCCGCAAGCTGAGCAGTTGGCGCACGCTACCGCCGATTCCGCTGGCGCCGCAATCCCTGCTCTGGCAGAAAAGATGAGGCCTGACGTGGGAAGTGTTCTCAGCACAGCCTTTGCCGACGCCACCTCTTCGGTGCTGTACGTATCAGCCGGAGTGCTGTTGCTAGGGCTCATTTCTGCCGTGCGGTTGGCAAAGCGGTAG
- a CDS encoding Fic family protein: protein MPRYEPRFWLPADGTGLPRRDKIGGAYEAYVPDTLSDTSLVIDPELAQKSAEIERSIIALGSHKGSGHLESIARLLMRSEAISSSRIEGIAPNVDKVVLAELAQSEQVRGFKESAEAVARNLQVLRTIEESFATEPVITPGYLSRLQTELLGPRPTVPVGIRTIQNWIGGSGRTPIGAEFIPPPPEEVPALVTDLCEYANGAAHGALIQAAILHAQFETIHPFADGNGRVGRALIHGVLLRRGLTRQTMLPISLVLGTWSDAYVAGLTAYRRGDLNVWLKTFLDATQQAVHQAELIATDLQAIQEQWRSMVDDYRKTQGKTRALREDSIDFKLLTGLAAHPIVTAKTLERLYGVTASNARRALEDLEQAGVLRVKVIGVRGTAGYYADDILELITLADRQLASSRFDTRLSPPLGRGVPELPQH, encoded by the coding sequence ATGCCTCGATATGAACCACGTTTTTGGTTGCCAGCAGATGGAACTGGTCTGCCACGCCGTGACAAAATCGGTGGCGCCTATGAGGCCTATGTTCCAGATACCCTCTCCGATACATCCCTGGTGATCGACCCAGAGCTGGCCCAAAAATCTGCGGAGATTGAACGTTCGATTATTGCATTGGGAAGCCATAAGGGTTCCGGACATTTAGAGAGTATCGCCCGATTGTTGATGCGATCTGAGGCGATTTCCTCCTCACGCATCGAGGGTATCGCACCCAATGTGGACAAAGTCGTCCTCGCAGAGCTCGCCCAGTCCGAACAAGTACGAGGTTTCAAGGAAAGTGCCGAAGCTGTGGCCCGAAACCTCCAGGTTCTGCGCACTATTGAAGAATCCTTCGCAACAGAACCGGTGATTACACCGGGGTACCTCAGCAGACTCCAGACCGAACTTCTTGGCCCCCGCCCAACAGTTCCGGTCGGGATTCGCACAATACAAAACTGGATCGGCGGATCAGGACGCACACCCATCGGCGCCGAATTCATCCCACCGCCACCCGAAGAGGTGCCTGCTCTTGTCACAGATTTGTGTGAGTATGCCAACGGTGCAGCTCACGGCGCTTTAATTCAGGCTGCCATTCTCCATGCGCAGTTTGAGACGATTCATCCATTCGCAGATGGCAATGGTCGCGTCGGCAGGGCTCTCATTCATGGCGTTCTGCTACGTCGCGGTCTAACGCGCCAGACCATGCTTCCCATCAGCCTTGTCCTAGGCACATGGTCTGATGCTTATGTCGCTGGACTGACCGCTTATCGACGCGGCGATCTGAATGTTTGGCTGAAAACGTTCCTCGATGCAACGCAGCAAGCTGTCCATCAAGCCGAGCTGATCGCTACCGATCTACAAGCCATTCAAGAGCAATGGCGCAGCATGGTGGATGACTATCGCAAGACTCAAGGTAAAACCCGTGCATTGCGTGAGGACTCCATTGACTTCAAGCTACTTACCGGCTTGGCAGCTCATCCTATAGTTACTGCCAAAACCTTAGAACGCTTGTATGGCGTTACGGCATCCAATGCCCGCCGAGCATTAGAGGACTTAGAGCAAGCGGGAGTCCTACGGGTCAAAGTTATTGGAGTGCGCGGAACCGCCGGTTATTATGCGGACGACATTCTTGAGCTCATTACGCTCGCAGATCGACAGCTCGCTAGCAGTCGCTTTGACACCAGACTCTCCCCACCCCTGGGACGTGGAGTGCCAGAGCTCCCTCAGCATTAA